One genomic region from Spirosoma sp. KCTC 42546 encodes:
- a CDS encoding OmpA family protein gives MKTLVTLLIATLAISPAFAQFGNIIDRAANAATNRANQKIDQGINKGLDKVEEGVKNGGKKTSGSTQAPTTNPDDQTTNASGSQKGSVPDPAKPASMRSYANYDFVPGNKIIFEDDFHTDQDGEFAEHWDLLGGQAVLNKLGDGLAMKITDGNYGKVAPLMKDKNYLPKEFTLEYDYYQTPGAYGLLFWFENAEGSEVIKCQADRDGASATYMVNDESRTLAGTMPEELKFENFNNRWHHVAFILKGRSIKLYIDQFRVLTVPQNTAVPTRVMFGGIATQEEPLIFKNVRLAEGGGANLIGQKFGEGKYISHGINFDYGKASIKPESMGEINAIYKFLSENSSSKFEVGGYTDADGSDASNVTLSQKRAGAVKAQLVSMGVDSGRLTAKGYGETKPIADNTTFEGKAQNRRVEFVKL, from the coding sequence TTAGTAACGCTACTAATCGCCACCTTAGCCATCAGTCCGGCTTTCGCTCAATTTGGCAATATTATTGACCGGGCCGCCAATGCCGCAACCAATCGGGCTAACCAAAAAATTGATCAGGGAATAAATAAAGGTCTGGACAAAGTTGAAGAGGGCGTAAAGAATGGAGGTAAAAAAACAAGCGGAAGCACTCAGGCTCCAACCACCAATCCAGACGACCAGACAACTAATGCTTCTGGCAGTCAGAAGGGCAGTGTTCCAGACCCAGCCAAACCTGCGAGTATGCGGTCGTACGCTAACTACGACTTTGTACCCGGTAACAAAATCATTTTTGAAGACGATTTTCACACCGACCAGGATGGGGAGTTTGCCGAACACTGGGATTTATTAGGCGGGCAGGCGGTTCTTAATAAATTGGGCGATGGTTTAGCGATGAAAATTACCGACGGTAACTACGGCAAGGTTGCGCCCTTGATGAAAGATAAAAACTACCTACCCAAAGAATTCACCCTGGAGTACGACTATTATCAAACACCCGGCGCTTACGGCTTACTTTTTTGGTTTGAAAACGCAGAAGGCAGTGAAGTAATAAAGTGCCAGGCTGACCGCGATGGCGCATCGGCCACGTATATGGTTAATGACGAGTCCAGAACATTGGCTGGTACTATGCCCGAGGAGCTAAAGTTCGAAAACTTTAATAACCGCTGGCACCATGTTGCTTTTATCCTGAAAGGCCGTAGCATAAAACTCTATATCGACCAGTTCCGGGTATTAACCGTACCACAAAATACAGCGGTACCTACCCGAGTCATGTTTGGTGGTATTGCTACGCAGGAAGAACCACTTATTTTCAAGAACGTCCGGCTTGCCGAAGGCGGTGGTGCGAACCTGATTGGCCAAAAATTCGGGGAAGGGAAGTACATCTCACACGGCATCAACTTCGATTACGGCAAAGCCAGTATCAAGCCTGAAAGTATGGGCGAAATCAATGCCATCTACAAGTTTCTGAGCGAGAACAGCAGCTCTAAGTTCGAAGTGGGTGGTTATACTGATGCTGATGGCTCGGATGCCAGCAATGTTACTCTCTCCCAGAAACGAGCCGGAGCGGTCAAAGCTCAACTTGTCAGTATGGGTGTTGATTCAGGCCGACTGACCGCAAAAGGCTATGGCGAAACCAAACCCATTGCCGACAATACTACGTTTGAAGGCAAAGCCCAAAATCGGCGGGTTGAGTTTGTAAAACTGTAA